The proteins below come from a single Balaenoptera acutorostrata chromosome 2, mBalAcu1.1, whole genome shotgun sequence genomic window:
- the MYO1F gene encoding unconventional myosin-If, translating to MGVGRPGLQLASLKEPEGAGAGSEGSGDGPTLGSHVCQVPLFYDDKMRRSGTAAPPDKGSEKGAVIRGTRSGSPLKQQEQGHAQAAPWSPLSLHPCHDPFRHPPGAQTPAPTMGSKERFHWQSHNVKQSGVDDMVLLPQITEDAIVGNLRKRFMDDYIFTYIGSVLISVNPFKQMPYFTDREIDLYQGAAQYENPPHIYALTDNMYRNMLIDCENQCVIISGESGAGKTVAAKYIMGYISKVSGGGEKVQHVKDIILQSNPLLEAFGNAKTVRNNNSSRFGKYFEIQFSRGGEPDGGKISNFLLEKSRVVMQNENERNFHIYYQLLEGASQEQRQNLGLMTPDYYYYLNQADTYKVDGTDDRSDFSETLSAMQVIGIPPNVQQLVLQLVAGILHLGNISFREDGNYARVESADLLAFPAYLLGIDSGRLQEKLTSRKMDSRWGGRSESIDVTLNVEQAAYTRDALAKGLYSRLFNFLVEAINRAMQKPQEEYSIGVLDIYGFEIFQKNGFEQFCINFVNEKLQQIFIELTLKAEQEEYVQEGIRWTPIQYFNNKIVCDLIENKLNPPGIMSVLDDVCATMHATGGGADQTLLQKLQAAVGTHEHFNSWSAGFVIHHYAGKVSYDVSGFCERNRDVLFSDLIELMQTSEQAFLRMLFPEKLDVEKKGRPSTAGSKIKKQANDLVSTLKRCTPHYLRCIKPNETKRPRDWEENRVKHQVEYLGLKENIRVRRAGFAYRRQFAKFLQRYAILTPETWPHWRGDERQGVQHLLRAVNMEPDQYQMGSTKVFVKNPESLFLLEEMRERKFDGFARTIQKAWRRHVAVRKYEEMREEASNILLNKKERRRNSINRNFVGDYLGLEERPELRQFLGKRERVDFADSVNKYDRRFKAIKRDLILTPKCVYVIGREKVKKGPEKGQVREVLKKKLEIQALRGVSLSTRQDDFFILQEDTADSFLESVFKTEFVSLLCKRFEEAVRRPLPLTFSDTLQFRVKKEGWGGGGTRSVTFSRGSGDVAMLKASGRTLSVGVGDGLPKSSKPTRKGMAQGKPRRSAQAPTRAAPGPPRGLDRNGVPPSARGGPLPLEFTSRRGSQKPPQGPPSSALGASRRPRARPPSEHNTEFLNVPDQGMAGMQRKRSVGQRPVPGVGRPKPQPRTHGPRCRALYQYVGQDVDELSFNVNEVIEILMEDSSGWWKGRLHGQEGLFPGNYVEKI from the exons ggcagcAAGGAGCGTTTCCACTGGCAGAGCCACAATGTGAAGCAGAGTGGCGTGGACGACATGGTGCTGCTGCCCCAGATCACCGAGGACGCCATCGTGGGCAACCTCCGCAAGCGCTTCATGGACGACTACATCTTT ACCTACATCGGCTCCGTGCTCATCTCCGTAAACCCCTTCAAGCAGATGCCCTACTTCACTGACCGTGAGATCGACCTCTACCAGGGCGCG GCCCAGTACGAGAATCCCCCGCACATCTATGCCCTCACAGACAACATGTACCGGAACATGCTCATTGACTGTGAGAACCAGTGCGTCATCATCAG TGGAGAGAGTGGAGCTGGGAAGACGGTGGCAGCTAAATACATCATGGGCTACATCTCCAAGGTGTCGGGCGGAGGCGAGAAGGTCCAG CATGTGAAGGACATCATCCtgcaatcaaacccactgctggaaGCCTTTGGCAATGCCAAGACTGTGCGCAACAATAATTCCAGTCGCTTT GGCAAGTACTTTGAGATCCAGTTCAGCCGCGGTGGGGAGCCAGATGGGGGCAAGATCTCCAACTTCTTGCTGGAGAAATCCCGAGTGGTCATGCAGAATGAAAACGAGAGGAACTTCCACATCTACTACCAG CTGCTGGAAGGGGCTTCTCAGGAGCAACGGCAGAACCTGGGGCTCATGACCCCCGACTACTATTACTACCTCAACCAAGCAGACACCTACAAGGTCGACGGCACCGATGACCGGAGCGACTTCAGTGAGACTCTG AGTGCCATGCAGGTCATCGGGATCCCGCCCAATGTCCAGCAGCTGGTCCTGCAGCTTGTGGCAGGGATCTTGCACTTGGGAAACATCAGCTTCCGCGAAGATGGGAATTATGCCCGGGTGGAGAGTGCAGACC TCTTGGCCTTCCCCGCCTACCTCCTGGGCATAGACAGCGGGCGGCTGCAGGAGAAGCTGACCAGCCGCAAGATGGACAGCCGCTGGGGCGGGCGCAGCGAGTCCATTGATGTGACCTTGAACGTGGAGCAGGCAGCCTACACTCGGGACGCCCTGGCCAAGGGGCTCTACTCCCGTCTCTTCAACTTCCTCGTAGAG GCCATTAACCGTGCCATGCAGAAGCCCCAGGAGGAGTACAGTATCGGTGTGCTTGACATCTATGGCTTTGAGATCTTCCAG AAAAACGGCTTTGAGCAGTTCTGCATCAACTTCGTCAACGAGAAGCTACAGCAGATCTTTATCGAACTCACCCTAAAGGCTGAACAG GAGGAGTACGTACAGGAGGGCATCCGCTGGACCCCCATCCAGTACTTCAACAACAAAATCGTCTGTGACCTCATCGAAAACAAGCTG AACCCACCAGGCATCATGAGCGTCCTGGACGACGTGTGCGCCACCATGCACGCCACGGGCGGCGGCGCCGACCAGACGCTGCTGCAGAAGCTGCAGGCGGCCGTGGGCACCCACGAGCACTTCAACAGCTGGAGTGCCGGCTTCGTCATCCACCACTACGCGGGCAAG GTATCCTATGATGTCAGCGGCTTCTGCGAGAGGAACCGTGATGTCCTCTTCTCCGACCTCATAGAGCTGATGCAGACCAGTGAGCA GGCCTTCCTCCGGATGCTCTTTCCCGAGAAGCTGGATGTAGAAAAGAAGGGCCGCCCCAGCACAGCCGGCTCCAAGATCAAG AAACAAGCCAACGACCTGGTATCCACGCTGAAGAGGTGCACACCCCACTACCTCCGCTGCATCAAGCCCAACGAGACCAAGAGGCCCCGTGACTGGGAGGAGAACAg GGTCAAGCACCAGGTGGAGTATCTGGGCCTAAAGGAGAACATCAGGGTGCGCCGGGCAGGCTTCGCCTACCGCCGCCAGTTTGCCAAGTTCCTGCAGAG gTATGCTATTCTGACCCCCGAGACGTGGCCGCACTGGCGTGGGGACGAGCGTCAGGGGGTCCAGCACTTGCTGCGGGCGGTCAACATGGAGCCAGACCAGTACCAGATGGGCAGCACCAAGGTCTTCGTCAAGAACCCTGAGTCC CTCTTCCTTCTGGAGGAGATGCGAGAGCGCAAGTTCGATGGCTTTGCCCGCACCATCCAGAAGGCCTGGCGGCGCCATGTGGCAGTCCGGAAGTACGAGGAGATGCGGGAGGAAG CTTCCAACATCCTACTGAACAAGAAGGAGCGGAGACGGAACAGCATCAATAGGAACTTCGTTGGGGACtacctggggctggaggagcgGCCGGAGCTGCGTCAGTTCCTGGGCAAGAGGGAGCGAGTGGACTTTGCTGACTCGGTCAACAAGTACGACCGCCGCTTCAAG GCCATCAAGAGGGACTTGATCCTGACGCCCAAGTGTGTGTACGTGATCGGGCGGGAGAAGGTGAAGAAGGGACCTGAGAAGGGCCAGGTGCGTGAGGTCCTGAAGAAGAAGCTGGAGATCCAAGCCTTACGGGGAGTTTCCCTCAG CACGAGGCAGGACGACTTCTTCATCCTGCAAGAAGACACGGCCGACAGCTTCCTGGAGAGCGTCTTCAAGACCGAGTTCGTCAGCCTCCTGTGCAAGCGCTTCGAGGAGGCGGTGCGGAGgcccctgcccctcaccttcAGCGACAC ACTACAGTTCCGGGTGAAGAAGGAGGGCTGGGGCGGAGGTGGCACCCGCAGCGTCACTTTCTCCCGTGGCTCCGGCGACGTGGCGATGCTCAAGGCTAGCGGCCGGACCCTCTCGGTCGGCGTGGGTGATGGACTGCCCAAAAGCTCCA AGCCTACACGGAAGGGAATGGCCCAGGGAAAACCTAGAAGGTCGGCCCAGGCCCCTACCCGGGCAGCTCCCGGGCCCCCTAGAG GCCTGGATCGCAATGGGGTGCCTCCCTCTGCCAGAGGGGGCCCCCTACCCCTGGAGTTCACATCCAGACGGGGCTCCCAGAAGCCACCACAGGGCCCTCCATCCTCAGCCTTGGGGGCCAGCAGACGCCCACGGGCACGGCCGCCCTCGGAGCACAACACAGAATTCCTCAATGTGCCTGACCAGGGCATGGCTGG CATGCAGAGGAAGCGCAGCGTAGGGCAGAGACCTGTGCCCGGCGTGGGCCGACCTAAGCCCCAGCCACGGACACATGGCCCAAGGTGCCGGGCACTGTACCAGTACGTGGGCCAAGATGTGGACGAGCTGAGCTTCAACGTGAACGAGGTCATCGAGATCCTCATGGAAG ATTCCTCAGGCTGGTGGAAAGGCCGGCTGCATGGCCAGGAGGGCCTTTTCCCAGGAAACTACGTGGAGAAGATCTGA
- the ZNF414 gene encoding zinc finger protein 414 produces MEEETSGPSPDMPATAEPSSCETDKEVSPVVAAVATSSSMGEEPGSDQAATPPVWERGGLGGTQQGASPAPDSGHAGPGPGLGLTSTVSGTSEDLRPPRRRPPPGKQIPCSSPGCCLSFPSVRDLAQHLRTHCPPTQSLEGKLFRCSALSCTETFPNMQELVAHGKLHYKPNRYFKCENCLLRFRTHRSLFKHLHVCAEHAQSPAPPPPPALDKEPPATERLPESDPASAPGLQFPLLEPFTTPAPAPTGPFLPYLNPAPFGLSPPRPRPFLAAAPGPPASNAAVWKKSQGAGGSPRRPQGGSDTPSGHAAPSRIVWEHTRGRYSCMQCAFSTASRPAMTLHLEDHRPIAPAAPAPGQPRPDAPADPAPLAPKVSPLLSEGECPVFSPL; encoded by the exons ATG GAGGAGGAAACCTCGGGTCCCAGCCCGGACATGCCGGCCACTGCAGAGCCCAGCTCCTGTGAGACCGACAAGGAGGTGTCCCCAGTTGTTGCTGCTGTAGCCACCTCCTCTTCCATGGGGGAGGAGCCAGGCTCTGACCAGGCAGCCACACCGCCAGTGTGGGAACGTGGAGGGCTTGGAGGGACCCAGCAGGgtgcctccccagccccagacaGTGGCCATGCTGGCCCTGGACCCGGCCTTGGCCTGACCAGCACTGTCTCCGGAACCAGTGAGGACCTGCGGCCTCCCAGACGACGCCCACCACCAG GGAAGCAGATACCCTGCTCCAGCCCTGgctgctgcctcagtttcccaagcGTTCGAGACCTGGCACAGCATCTGCGTACCCACTGCCCACCCACGCAGTCCCTGGAAG GCAAGCTCTTCCGCTGTTCCGCCCTGAGCTGCACCGAGACTTTCCCCAACATGCAGGAACTGGTGGCACACGGCAAGCTGCACTACAAACCCAATCGCTACTTCAA GTGTGAGAACTGCCTCCTGCGCTTCCGCACGCACCGCTCCCTCTTCAAGCACCTGCATGTTTGCGCCGAGCATGCGCAGAGCCCAgccccaccgccaccccccgcCCTCGACAAGGAGCCACCAGCGACCGAGCGCCTCCCGGAGTCCGACCCTGCGTCGGCGCCTGGGCTACAGTTCCCGCTGCTCGAGCCGTTCAcgacccctgcccctgcccccaccgGGCCCTTCCTGCCCTACTTGAACCCCGCGCCTTTTGGCCTAAGCCCTCCACGCCCGCGCCCCTTTCTGGCCGCCGCTCCCGGGCCGCCCGCCTCCAACGCCGCAGTCTGGAAAAAGAGCCAAG GTGCCGGCGGCAGCCCGCGAAGACCCCAGGGCGGCTCCGATACGCCCTCAG GGCACGCGGCCCCGAGCCGCATCGTGTGGGAGCACACGCGCGGCCGCTACTCGTGCATGCAGTGCGCCTTCTCCACGGCCTCGCGGCCCGCCATGACCCTACACCTGGAGGACCACCGCCCCATCGCCCCCGCGGCCCCGGCGCCCGGGCAGCCGCGCCCCGACGCGCCGGCGG ACCCGGCCCCGCTGGCACCCAAGGTGTCGCCGCTGCTGTCAGAGGGGGAGTGTCCGGTTTTCTCGCCGCTCTGA
- the PRAM1 gene encoding PML-RARA-regulated adapter molecule 1 yields MGSHQDFRSLQAKFQASQPETGKLPKVSPKPEFNKLLKKFPQPELGEHPKKHPLPEFTNLPKKPCKLEFSELSKKVPQLKATPFPSKPLQPELSHGPRPPIGPKFGAFPRKSQQPESNEATLKPPQPEFSTVPEKPPQPPVSGLPEKSLPQPESTEVPPTPPSKPESSEPQPHSSQPNFSTAPGKMPQPPLSDLPEKPLRPECGDLPRTSSGPECSLLPKEFLQPEWRGPPCNFSQPKPSSLPRKRPQAEFLGDLPRKPPLPGSRSESSLPTAVAGSSPRFPLSPGFGARQQRSGALTRGGGSRLGLKPGHPPRRRPLPPVHSLGAPPAKPPLPPGPRDVQRFRRTLAAGTALTRSSSAGLLHFRARQPEDIPQDPDEAYELYDDVEPTNNSRPSPKGRDEVLSTQQPPRRLPQDQEPRKKGPQPQQLLPTDLKSLKQIRKAEKAEREFRKKFKFEGEIVIQTRMMIDPNAKTRRGGGKHLAIRRGEILEVIEFTSKEEMLCRDTKGKYGYVPRTALLPLETEVYDDVGSWDPVANQPFPGGR; encoded by the exons ATG GGGAGTCATCAGGACTTTCGGAGCCTTCAAGCAAAGTTCCAGGCCTCTCAGCCCGAGACCGGCAAACTCCCCAAAGTATCCCCGAAGCCCGAGTTCAACAAACTCCTCAAAAAGTTTCCACAGCCTGAGCTCGGCGAGCACCCCAAGAAGCACCCCCTGCCCGAGTTCACTAATCTGCCCAAGAAGCCCTGCAAACTTGAGTTCAGTGAACTCTCCAAGAAGGTCCCACAGCTCAAGGCCACTCCATTCCCCAGCAAGCCCCTGCAGCCTGAGCTCAGCCACGGCCCCAGGCCCCCCATAGGGCCCAAGTTCGGTGCATTCCCCAGGAAGTCCCAGCAGCCTGAGTCCAATGAGGCCACCCTGAAGCCCCCCCAGCCTGAGTTCAGTACCGTTCCCGAGAAGCCCCCGCAGCCTCCAGTCAGTGGTCTCCCTGAGAAGTCCCTGCCGCAGCCCGAGTCCACTGAGGTCCCCCCAACGCCCCCTTCAAAGCCTGAGTCCAGTGAGCCCCAGCCCCACTCCTCACAGCCCAACTTCAGTACAGCCCCCGGAAAGATGCCACAGCCTCCGCTGAGTGACCTCCCCGAGAAGCCCCTGCGGCCCGAGTGTGGTGACCTCCCCAGGACGTCCTCGGGGCCCGAGTGCAGCCTGCTCCCCAAGGAGTTTCTGCAGCCCGAGTGGCGGGGGCCGCCCTGCAACTTCTCGCAGCCCAAGCCCAGCTCTCTGCCCAGGAAGCGTCCGCAGGCTGAGTTCCTCGGTGACCTCCCTAGAAAGCCTCCACTCCCTGGCTCCCGTTCAGAGAGCTCACTGCCCACTGCCGTTGCAGGCTCCAGCCCTAGGTTTCCACTCAGCCCAGGGTTTGGAGCCAGGCAGCAGAGATCAGGAGCCCTCACTCGCGGTGGAGGCTCGAGGCTGGGCCTCAAGCCTGGCCACCCACCCCGGCGGAGGCCTCTGCCCCCGGTCCACAGCCTGGGCGCCCCTCCAGCCAAGCCCCCACTTCCCCCAGGCCCCAGGGACGTCCAGAGATTTCGGAGGACCTTGGCAGCAGGCACAG CTCTGACGAGGAGCTCTTCTGCCGGCCTCCTCCACTTCCGGGCTCGACAGCCTGAAGACATCCCACA GGACCCAGATGAGGCCTACGAGCTGTACGATGACGTGGAGCCCACAAACAACTCCAGACCCAGCCCCAAGGGCAGAG ATGAAGTGCTGTCTACCCAGCAACCCCCCAGGAGGCTACCTCAAGACCAAGAGCCCAG GAAGAAGGGCCCCCAGCCACAGCAGTTGCTGCCCACGGACCTGAAGTCTCTGAAGCAGATCCGAAAGGCAGAGAAAGCTGAGCGGGAGTTCCGGAAGAAGTTCAAG TTTGAGGGGGAGATTGTGATTCAGACAAGGATGATGATCGACCCCAACGCCAAGACCCGTCGCGGGGGTGGCAAGCACCTGGCGATTCGGCGTGGGGAGATCCTGGAGGTGATCGAGTTCACCAGCAAGGAGGAGATGCTGTGCCGGGACACCAAGGGCAAGT ATGGCTACGTGCCCAGAACAGCTCTACTGCCCCT GGAAACAGAGGTGTATGATGACGTCGGTTCCTGGG ATCCTGTGGCTAACCAACCATTCCCCGGGGGACGATAA